A stretch of the Paracoccus albus genome encodes the following:
- a CDS encoding ABC transporter substrate-binding protein, producing the protein MKTKALTFAAIAATAITGPAFADKLDDIIGSGTLRCAVVLDFPPMGSRDENNEPQGFDVDYCNDLAAALGVEAEIVETTFPERIPALVSGQVDIGVASTSDTLERAKTVGFTIPYYAFENAVTANEGVEMSTWEDLKGKTVGATAGTYEAIWLEERVNEWGEGEFRPYQNQADVFLALSQGQLDATVSTVEVAEANVDSGNFPGIKIVDKAPMVPDYVALIALREEQGLINYMNLFINQQVRTGRYAELYEKWVGEGEPADLTIQGVYR; encoded by the coding sequence ATGAAAACCAAGGCTTTGACCTTCGCTGCAATCGCGGCAACCGCCATTACCGGCCCGGCTTTTGCCGACAAGCTGGACGATATCATCGGCTCGGGCACGCTGCGCTGCGCAGTTGTGCTGGACTTCCCGCCCATGGGGTCGCGCGACGAAAATAACGAGCCGCAGGGCTTTGATGTCGATTACTGCAACGACCTTGCCGCCGCCCTTGGTGTCGAGGCAGAGATCGTTGAAACCACGTTCCCCGAACGTATTCCGGCGCTCGTTTCCGGTCAGGTGGATATCGGCGTCGCGTCGACCTCGGACACGCTGGAACGCGCCAAGACGGTTGGTTTCACCATTCCCTACTACGCCTTTGAGAACGCCGTGACCGCGAATGAAGGCGTGGAAATGTCCACTTGGGAGGACCTCAAGGGCAAGACGGTCGGCGCGACCGCCGGCACCTATGAGGCAATCTGGCTGGAAGAGCGGGTGAATGAATGGGGCGAGGGCGAATTCCGCCCCTATCAGAATCAGGCGGACGTGTTCCTCGCGCTGAGCCAGGGCCAGCTGGACGCCACCGTTTCCACCGTTGAAGTCGCCGAAGCGAATGTCGATTCCGGCAACTTCCCCGGCATCAAGATCGTCGACAAGGCGCCGATGGTTCCGGATTACGTCGCACTGATCGCGCTGCGGGAAGAGCAGGGGCTGATCAACTATATGAACCTGTTCATCAACCAGCAGGTTCGCACCGGCCGCTATGCCGAGCTTTATGAAAAATGGGTTGGTGAAGGCGAGCCCGCCGATCTGACCATTCAGGGCGTCTATCGCTAA
- a CDS encoding amino acid ABC transporter permease — protein sequence MFNYRFQWRQAWNRLPEMLDGALITMQIAILSMVIGILFAILLTLFRRSGSRILGGIATTWVEIARNTPALFQIYMAHFGLAGLGLHLSPYQSLLLGITFNNAGYLAENFRGALKAIPDTQPRSGRSLGMSDLQAFRFIVLPQMIRISFPTITNQMVWAVLMTSLGVTVGMNMDLYGVTQDLNALTFRTFELFAMAGVIFYIIVKIIQAGAWLISRRLFRY from the coding sequence ATGTTCAACTACAGATTCCAGTGGCGTCAGGCGTGGAACCGCTTGCCAGAGATGCTGGACGGCGCGCTTATCACCATGCAGATCGCGATCCTGTCGATGGTGATCGGCATTCTGTTCGCCATTCTGCTGACGCTGTTCCGCAGGTCCGGCAGCCGTATTCTGGGCGGTATCGCGACAACATGGGTGGAAATCGCGCGCAACACACCGGCGCTGTTCCAGATCTATATGGCGCATTTCGGACTGGCCGGGCTTGGGCTGCATCTGTCGCCTTATCAATCGCTGCTGCTTGGCATTACCTTCAACAATGCCGGCTATCTGGCCGAGAACTTCCGCGGCGCCCTGAAAGCCATTCCCGATACGCAGCCGCGTTCGGGACGCTCGCTTGGCATGTCGGATCTGCAGGCTTTCCGCTTTATCGTGTTGCCGCAGATGATCCGAATTTCCTTTCCGACGATCACCAACCAGATGGTCTGGGCCGTTCTGATGACTTCTCTGGGTGTCACGGTCGGCATGAATATGGACCTTTACGGCGTCACGCAGGACCTGAACGCGCTGACCTTCCGCACGTTCGAGCTTTTCGCGATGGCCGGGGTAATCTTCTACATCATCGTCAAGATCATTCAGGCGGGTGCCTGGCTGATCTCTCGCCGTCTGTTCCGGTATTGA
- a CDS encoding amino acid ABC transporter permease, giving the protein MFDTALTLNDLIFLAKGAGMTIFVTVLSVFFGTVLGIIFGVIRYQLGPVWSAPLMFVLDIFRSIPLLIQLVLTYAFLGTVLRLGLSGLTVACIVLTLYTSAYCAEIVRGGIEAVPLTLRRASRSLGLTWGQDMMNIVLPLATRVALPSWIGLALGVMKDSALVYVVQVTELLKSTQILITRLQEPLLLLTICGAFYFLISFPVARIGGYLERRWSND; this is encoded by the coding sequence ATGTTCGATACCGCATTGACGCTGAATGACCTTATATTCCTTGCCAAGGGCGCGGGGATGACGATCTTCGTGACCGTGCTTTCGGTTTTCTTCGGGACGGTGCTTGGCATCATCTTCGGGGTGATCCGCTATCAGCTTGGGCCGGTTTGGTCCGCGCCGTTGATGTTCGTGCTGGACATCTTCCGCTCGATCCCGCTGCTAATCCAGCTTGTTTTGACCTATGCCTTCCTTGGCACGGTACTGCGGCTTGGGCTGTCGGGCCTGACCGTGGCCTGTATCGTGCTGACGCTTTACACATCCGCCTATTGCGCGGAAATCGTGCGCGGCGGGATCGAGGCGGTGCCGCTGACGCTACGCCGGGCCTCGCGCTCGCTTGGGCTGACTTGGGGGCAGGACATGATGAATATCGTCCTGCCGCTGGCCACACGGGTGGCGCTGCCAAGCTGGATCGGGCTGGCCCTTGGGGTCATGAAGGATTCCGCCCTTGTCTATGTCGTGCAGGTGACGGAACTGCTGAAATCCACGCAGATCCTGATTACCCGCCTGCAGGAACCGCTGCTGCTGCTGACCATTTGCGGCGCGTTCTACTTCCTCATCAGCTTCCCCGTCGCACGTATCGGCGGTTATCTGGAAAGACGGTGGTCCAATGATTGA
- a CDS encoding amino acid ABC transporter ATP-binding protein has product MIEIENVRKSFGALEVLKGIDLTVSNGEVLTVIGGSGSGKSTLLTCINGLEPIQAGKITVDGTEVHAKSTDLNKLRQKIGIVFQQWNAFPHLTVRENVMLAPRKVLKQPKAEAEAMAEKQLNHVGLGDKLDVYPGRLSGGQQQRMAIARALAMSPDYMLFDEVTSALDPQLVGEVLDTLRMLASEGMTMICVTHEMKFAREVSDRVAFFHQGVMAEIAPPDELFGDPKDPNLQQFLSATH; this is encoded by the coding sequence ATGATTGAGATCGAAAACGTCCGCAAATCCTTCGGCGCGTTAGAGGTGCTGAAAGGCATCGACCTGACCGTATCGAATGGAGAGGTGCTGACCGTCATCGGCGGATCCGGCTCGGGCAAGTCCACGCTTCTGACCTGTATCAACGGGCTGGAGCCGATACAGGCTGGCAAGATCACCGTTGACGGGACAGAGGTTCACGCCAAGTCCACCGACCTGAACAAGCTGCGCCAAAAGATCGGCATCGTGTTCCAGCAATGGAACGCCTTCCCGCATCTGACGGTCAGGGAAAACGTCATGCTGGCCCCGCGCAAGGTGCTGAAACAGCCCAAGGCCGAGGCCGAGGCAATGGCGGAAAAGCAGCTGAACCATGTGGGCCTTGGCGACAAGCTGGACGTGTATCCGGGGCGTCTCTCGGGCGGGCAGCAGCAGCGTATGGCGATTGCCCGCGCTTTGGCGATGTCGCCCGATTACATGCTGTTCGATGAGGTGACATCGGCCCTTGATCCGCAGCTTGTGGGTGAGGTTCTGGACACGCTGCGGATGCTGGCATCCGAGGGCATGACGATGATCTGCGTCACGCATGAGATGAAATTTGCGCGTGAGGTCTCTGACCGCGTGGCTTTTTTCCATCAGGGCGTCATGGCCGAGATCGCCCCACCGGATGAGCTTTTCGGCGACCCCAAAGACCCGAACCTGCAACAGTTCCTCTCTGCGACGCATTAG
- a CDS encoding NAD(P)/FAD-dependent oxidoreductase: MTGPDVIVIGAGVIGLSSALALQARGLAVTVMDREGPAAGASAGNASCFAFSEIMPLASPGTLLKAPKWLLDPLGPLSVPPRYALKIAPWMARFAAASLPHRVRHSTDAQTAIIDLARAELEPFLAANGHGNLLRKYGNLQPYESEREFRAFLPTWQARKRHGFDFRHLTREEMDEIQPGLAPRFISGTFTPAYWSISDPKDYTLALAERFVERGGVIEKAEVASLRIDGDEVAINDTRRVPHVVLAAGAFSHRIARTLGDRIPLETERGYNTTLPPDAVDLRAQITFGGHGFMVTKLDTGIRVGGAVELGGLDAPPNYKRADAMLKKAKAFLPGLKTEGGRQWMGFRPSLPDTLPVIGPSGAGRRVTYAFGNGHLGLTQSAAMARLVSDLVTGQPPAIDLQPFAPSRF, translated from the coding sequence ATGACCGGGCCGGATGTGATCGTGATCGGGGCCGGCGTGATCGGCCTTTCCTCTGCGCTCGCTTTGCAGGCGCGGGGGTTGGCCGTCACCGTGATGGATCGCGAAGGACCTGCGGCGGGCGCGTCGGCGGGCAATGCAAGCTGCTTTGCCTTTTCGGAGATCATGCCGCTTGCATCCCCCGGCACGCTGCTGAAAGCGCCGAAATGGCTGCTGGACCCGCTTGGGCCTTTGTCCGTGCCGCCCCGCTATGCGCTGAAGATCGCGCCGTGGATGGCACGGTTTGCGGCTGCCTCCTTGCCGCACCGGGTGCGTCATTCGACCGATGCGCAGACCGCGATCATCGATCTCGCGCGGGCAGAGCTGGAGCCGTTCCTTGCCGCCAACGGCCACGGCAATCTGCTGCGCAAATATGGCAACCTGCAACCCTACGAGTCCGAACGCGAGTTCCGCGCCTTCCTGCCCACATGGCAGGCCCGGAAACGTCACGGCTTCGATTTCCGTCATCTGACGCGAGAGGAGATGGACGAGATCCAGCCGGGCCTCGCCCCTCGTTTCATCAGCGGCACCTTCACGCCGGCCTATTGGTCGATTTCGGACCCCAAGGATTACACGCTGGCATTGGCTGAACGCTTCGTGGAACGCGGCGGGGTGATCGAAAAGGCAGAGGTTGCCTCGCTGCGGATCGACGGCGACGAAGTTGCGATCAACGATACCCGCCGCGTGCCGCATGTGGTGCTGGCGGCGGGCGCGTTTTCGCATCGAATCGCCCGGACCCTCGGCGACAGGATCCCGCTGGAGACAGAGCGCGGCTATAACACCACTCTGCCGCCCGATGCCGTGGACCTGCGCGCACAGATTACCTTTGGCGGGCATGGCTTCATGGTCACGAAACTGGATACGGGCATCCGCGTCGGCGGGGCGGTTGAGTTGGGCGGGTTGGACGCGCCGCCGAACTATAAACGCGCCGATGCGATGCTGAAAAAGGCCAAGGCGTTCCTGCCGGGCCTCAAGACGGAAGGCGGTCGGCAATGGATGGGCTTCCGGCCATCGCTTCCCGACACGCTGCCGGTTATCGGGCCTTCGGGTGCCGGGCGTCGCGTGACCTATGCCTTCGGCAATGGCCATCTTGGCCTGACCCAATCCGCTGCAATGGCCCGGCTGGTCAGCGATCTTGTCACCGGCCAACCCCCCGCAATCGACCTGCAACCATTCGCCCCATCGCGGTTCTGA
- a CDS encoding 4-hydroxyproline epimerase, translated as MATHTFSCIDGHTCGNPVRLVAGGGPRLEGANMLEKRAHFLREFDWIRTGLMFEPRGHDMMSGTILYPPTRPDCDVAVLFIETSGCLAMCGHGTIGTITMGIENGLIHPREPGRLSIETPAGKVDISYVQEGRFVEEVRLTNVPGFLYAEGLTAEVEGLGEIAVDVSYGGNFYAIVEPQMNFRDMADFSAGELVGFSPKLRAALNAKYEFIHPEHPEINGLSHILWTGAPTQDGAHARNAVFYGDKAIDRSPCGTGTSARMAQLAAKGKLKAGDEFWHESIIGSIFKGRVEAETEVAGRRAIVPSIAGWARMTGYNTIFIDDRDPFAHGFVVK; from the coding sequence ATGGCAACGCACACATTTTCCTGCATCGACGGCCATACCTGCGGCAACCCGGTTCGCCTTGTCGCGGGCGGCGGCCCCCGGCTGGAGGGCGCGAATATGCTGGAGAAACGCGCCCATTTCCTGCGCGAATTCGACTGGATCCGCACCGGGTTGATGTTCGAACCCCGCGGGCATGACATGATGTCGGGCACCATCCTCTATCCGCCGACGCGGCCCGATTGCGACGTGGCGGTGCTGTTCATCGAAACCTCGGGCTGTCTGGCCATGTGCGGCCACGGCACCATCGGCACCATCACCATGGGCATCGAAAACGGGTTGATCCACCCGCGCGAGCCGGGCCGGTTGTCCATCGAAACCCCGGCGGGCAAAGTCGATATCAGCTACGTTCAGGAAGGCCGCTTCGTCGAAGAGGTCCGTCTGACCAATGTCCCCGGCTTCCTCTATGCCGAGGGCCTGACGGCAGAGGTCGAGGGTCTGGGCGAAATCGCCGTCGATGTGTCTTATGGCGGCAATTTCTACGCCATCGTCGAACCGCAGATGAATTTCCGAGACATGGCGGACTTCTCTGCGGGCGAGCTGGTCGGCTTTTCCCCGAAACTCCGCGCCGCGCTGAACGCGAAATATGAATTCATCCACCCCGAACACCCCGAGATCAATGGTCTGTCGCATATCCTTTGGACCGGCGCGCCCACGCAGGACGGCGCCCATGCCCGCAATGCCGTCTTCTACGGCGACAAGGCCATTGATCGCAGCCCCTGCGGCACCGGCACATCCGCCCGCATGGCGCAGCTTGCCGCCAAGGGAAAGCTGAAGGCAGGCGACGAGTTCTGGCACGAATCCATCATCGGCTCGATCTTCAAGGGCCGCGTGGAAGCCGAAACAGAGGTCGCGGGACGCCGCGCAATCGTCCCCTCCATCGCCGGATGGGCGCGGATGACGGGCTATAACACCATCTTCATCGACGACCGCGACCCCTTCGCGCATGGCTTCGTGGTGAAATGA
- the lhpI gene encoding cis-3-hydroxy-L-proline dehydratase, producing the protein MTATRILPGTGEGPVLAMDQGLSFWGGVDPENARVIDTHHPAFFEDLSGRVVMMPTSRGSCSGSGVILELMLNGNAPAVLIFSEAENVATLGALIGAEMFGKTMPVLRVTSEDFGRLAQAPFLRISTDRISGNGIALPIDDLPSDNLHLTAEDEAVLRGSRGEAPALAMKIIRTVARLQGAARLTDVTRGHIDGCILANQANLIFAERMARIGAKVRVPTTINAISVDRQNWQGQGVPLVFGQQASRLADAYTRMGCQPTFTCAPYQLDDRPNLAEDIAWAESNAVIYANSVLGARTPKHPDYLDLCIAVTGRAPLSGVYLEEERRPTRILDFEVPPGADDSFWPLAGYQAGLKSPDRIPLLRGLAALHPTADDLKALCAAFGTTSAAPMLHVAGVTPEANLPPKPLADRANISVRDLSGAWQELNSGPEDIDLVAIGSPHASANECRELARLLNGRPVRASTIVTAGRSIIRTLNVDGTLKRLEQSGVQVVPDLCWCSITEPVFPADARTIMTNSGKYAHYGPGLSGRAMRFGSLADCANAALSGIAPKSLPDWLSLSEGSIHA; encoded by the coding sequence ATGACCGCGACCCGCATCCTGCCCGGCACGGGTGAAGGCCCGGTTCTGGCGATGGATCAGGGCCTCAGCTTCTGGGGCGGGGTAGACCCTGAAAATGCGAGGGTGATTGACACGCACCATCCCGCATTCTTCGAAGACCTCTCTGGCCGTGTCGTGATGATGCCGACCAGCCGCGGCTCGTGCTCTGGCTCTGGCGTCATTCTGGAATTGATGCTGAACGGAAACGCCCCCGCCGTGCTGATCTTTTCGGAAGCCGAGAACGTGGCAACACTTGGTGCGCTGATCGGGGCCGAGATGTTCGGCAAGACCATGCCTGTCTTGCGCGTCACCTCCGAAGATTTCGGCAGGCTGGCACAAGCCCCATTTCTGCGGATTTCAACGGACCGGATCAGCGGCAATGGGATCGCGCTGCCAATTGACGACCTGCCCTCCGATAATCTGCACCTGACCGCTGAAGACGAGGCCGTCTTGCGGGGCAGCCGTGGTGAGGCACCTGCACTTGCCATGAAGATCATCCGCACGGTCGCGCGGCTTCAGGGTGCAGCCCGGCTGACCGATGTCACACGCGGCCATATCGACGGCTGCATCCTCGCCAATCAGGCGAATCTGATCTTCGCCGAGAGGATGGCGCGGATCGGCGCAAAGGTCCGCGTTCCGACGACGATCAATGCGATTTCGGTTGATCGGCAGAACTGGCAGGGGCAGGGCGTGCCGCTGGTCTTTGGCCAGCAGGCGTCGCGATTGGCTGACGCCTATACCCGCATGGGCTGCCAGCCGACCTTCACCTGCGCGCCCTATCAGCTGGATGACCGCCCCAACCTGGCCGAAGATATCGCATGGGCCGAATCCAACGCCGTGATCTATGCCAACAGCGTGCTTGGTGCCCGGACGCCGAAACACCCGGATTATCTGGACCTTTGTATCGCGGTGACTGGCCGGGCCCCCCTGTCCGGCGTCTATCTGGAAGAGGAACGCCGCCCCACCCGCATTCTGGATTTCGAAGTTCCGCCCGGCGCGGATGACAGCTTCTGGCCACTGGCTGGTTATCAGGCAGGCCTGAAATCGCCCGACCGTATTCCGCTGCTGCGTGGGCTTGCGGCTCTGCACCCGACAGCCGACGATCTGAAGGCGCTTTGTGCGGCTTTCGGCACCACCTCTGCCGCGCCGATGCTGCATGTGGCCGGTGTCACGCCAGAGGCAAACCTGCCGCCGAAACCACTTGCGGATCGTGCGAATATCTCAGTTCGAGACCTGTCGGGCGCGTGGCAGGAACTGAACAGCGGCCCAGAGGATATTGATCTGGTTGCGATCGGCAGCCCCCATGCATCGGCGAATGAATGCCGCGAACTCGCGCGGCTTCTGAACGGCAGGCCGGTGCGGGCCTCGACCATTGTGACCGCCGGGCGCAGCATCATCAGAACGCTGAATGTCGATGGCACATTGAAGCGGCTTGAACAATCCGGCGTTCAGGTCGTCCCCGATCTTTGCTGGTGTTCGATAACCGAACCTGTGTTCCCTGCCGATGCCCGCACCATCATGACCAATTCCGGGAAATATGCCCATTACGGGCCGGGCCTGTCGGGCCGGGCAATGCGCTTTGGCAGCCTTGCCGATTGCGCAAACGCCGCCCTGTCCGGCATCGCCCCTAAATCACTGCCCGATTGGCTGAGCCTCAGCGAAGGAAGCATTCATGCGTAG
- a CDS encoding trans-3-hydroxy-L-proline dehydratase translates to MRSSKTVHVISAHAEGEVGDVIVGGVMPPPGDTIWEQSRWIAQDDKLRNFVLNEPRGGVFRHVNLLVPPKHPDADAAFIIMEPEDTPPMSGSNSICVSTVLLDGGLIPMQEPETRLTLEAPGGLVRVRAECRDGKAQRIFVQNLPSFAGPLEQTLEVEGLGTLNVDTAFGGDSFVVVDPAAMGFAMTPDEAHDIARLGVRITNAANEQLTFSHPTLPDWKHFSFCLFAGALTRDESGLRVKAAVAIQPGKVDRSPTGTALSARMALLHARGEMTQADHLTAESLIGSTFGGRIVSTTRVGDRPAIIPEISGRGWITGIHQHMLDPDDPWPEGYRLSDSWGAR, encoded by the coding sequence ATGCGTAGCAGCAAAACTGTTCACGTCATCTCTGCCCATGCCGAAGGTGAGGTCGGGGATGTCATCGTAGGCGGCGTCATGCCACCCCCCGGCGACACGATCTGGGAACAGTCCCGCTGGATTGCGCAGGATGACAAGCTGCGCAATTTTGTCCTGAACGAACCGCGCGGCGGTGTCTTTCGCCATGTGAACCTGCTGGTGCCGCCCAAGCATCCTGACGCCGATGCGGCATTCATCATCATGGAGCCAGAGGACACGCCGCCAATGTCCGGCTCCAACTCTATCTGCGTGTCAACAGTGCTGCTGGATGGCGGGCTGATCCCGATGCAGGAACCCGAAACCCGTCTGACGCTGGAAGCGCCGGGCGGGCTCGTCCGCGTCCGCGCCGAATGTCGCGACGGCAAGGCTCAGCGCATCTTCGTGCAGAACCTGCCCAGTTTTGCCGGCCCGCTTGAGCAGACTTTGGAGGTAGAAGGCCTCGGCACGCTGAACGTGGATACGGCCTTTGGCGGTGACAGCTTTGTGGTCGTCGACCCAGCCGCGATGGGCTTCGCGATGACCCCGGATGAGGCGCATGACATCGCCCGGCTGGGTGTGCGGATCACCAATGCGGCCAACGAACAGCTTACATTTAGCCATCCCACGCTGCCCGATTGGAAACATTTCAGCTTTTGTCTGTTTGCCGGGGCGCTGACGCGTGACGAAAGCGGGCTGCGGGTCAAGGCAGCTGTGGCGATACAGCCGGGAAAGGTTGACCGCTCTCCCACCGGGACGGCGCTTTCGGCACGCATGGCGCTGCTGCACGCGCGTGGAGAGATGACACAGGCAGATCACCTGACGGCGGAATCGCTGATCGGCTCTACCTTCGGGGGCCGTATTGTCAGCACGACGAGGGTCGGGGATAGGCCCGCCATTATTCCGGAAATCTCTGGCCGTGGCTGGATCACCGGCATTCATCAGCACATGCTCGACCCCGATGATCCGTGGCCAGAGGGTTATCGGCTGAGCGACAGTTGGGGCGCAAGGTGA
- a CDS encoding GntR family transcriptional regulator, which yields MNKNSGTAIPERKRGEGVKFVYEILRDEIIDLVLPPGSPIDEIQLAERLSMSRTPIREALVRLAGEGLVTTLPNRSTVVSNIDFINMHNFFDALTLMYRVTTRLAAENRTEGDLKIIRTHLAAFDKALAERDALGMIATNRNFHAAIAEAGRNPYYIGLFNRLLDEGRRILRLYYSSYDDAPPATDTDGHEGMVRAIEAQDVDEADRLATVHADLIVGQIRSLLAKDRRQNIAL from the coding sequence ATGAACAAGAACAGCGGCACCGCCATTCCAGAACGCAAGCGCGGCGAAGGCGTCAAATTCGTCTATGAGATCCTGCGCGATGAGATCATCGACCTTGTTCTGCCCCCCGGCAGCCCGATCGACGAAATTCAGCTTGCCGAGCGCCTGTCAATGTCGCGTACACCCATCCGAGAGGCCCTGGTCCGGCTGGCCGGAGAGGGGCTGGTCACGACGCTTCCGAACCGTTCCACCGTCGTGTCAAATATCGACTTTATCAATATGCACAACTTCTTCGATGCGCTGACGCTGATGTATCGCGTCACGACGCGACTGGCGGCCGAGAACCGGACAGAGGGCGATCTGAAAATCATTCGGACCCATCTGGCGGCTTTCGACAAGGCTCTGGCAGAGCGCGATGCGCTTGGGATGATTGCGACGAACCGCAATTTTCACGCCGCCATCGCCGAGGCCGGGCGCAACCCCTATTATATCGGATTGTTCAACCGGCTGCTGGACGAGGGGCGCCGTATCCTGCGTCTGTACTATTCATCCTATGATGATGCCCCGCCGGCGACAGACACGGACGGTCACGAAGGCATGGTCAGGGCCATCGAGGCACAGGATGTCGATGAAGCCGACAGGCTGGCGACCGTTCATGCCGACCTGATCGTCGGCCAGATCCGCAGCCTTCTGGCCAAGGACCGGCGGCAGAATATAGCTCTGTAA
- a CDS encoding dihydrodipicolinate synthase family protein → MDRQIFFGTIPALMTPCKDDRTPDYDALVATGQKLIADGMSAVVYCGSMGDWPLLSDEQRMEGVKRLTEAGVPVIVGTGAINTASAVAHAAHAQKAGAKGLMVIPRVLSRGPSPAAQKAHFKAILAAAPDLPAIIYNSPYYGFVTKADLFFALRAEHPNLIGFKEFGGPADMTYAAENITSGDDDVTLMIGVDTGVFHGFVNCGATGAITGIGSVLPKEVLHLVGLCQAAAKGDADARARAKELEEALAVLSSYDEGPDLVLYFKHLMVLKGQPEYSLHFNEADALSDSQKGYAEAQLKLFDAWYAEWSQQDGAVQKYAA, encoded by the coding sequence ATGGACAGGCAGATCTTTTTCGGCACCATCCCGGCGCTGATGACCCCGTGCAAGGACGACCGGACCCCGGATTATGACGCGCTTGTCGCGACCGGTCAAAAGCTGATCGCTGATGGCATGTCGGCGGTGGTCTATTGCGGCTCGATGGGGGACTGGCCGCTGCTGAGCGATGAGCAGCGCATGGAAGGCGTCAAGCGGCTGACCGAGGCCGGCGTGCCCGTCATCGTCGGCACTGGCGCGATCAACACCGCAAGCGCGGTGGCCCATGCCGCCCACGCCCAGAAAGCCGGCGCAAAGGGTCTGATGGTGATCCCGCGCGTTCTGTCCCGCGGCCCGTCACCCGCTGCTCAGAAAGCGCATTTCAAGGCGATCCTCGCCGCGGCACCCGACTTGCCCGCGATCATCTATAACAGCCCTTACTACGGCTTTGTCACCAAGGCGGATCTGTTCTTTGCCCTGCGTGCAGAACACCCGAACCTGATCGGTTTCAAAGAGTTCGGCGGACCTGCCGACATGACCTATGCCGCCGAAAACATCACCAGCGGCGACGATGATGTCACGCTGATGATTGGCGTGGACACCGGCGTTTTTCATGGGTTCGTGAATTGCGGGGCGACCGGCGCGATTACCGGAATCGGCTCTGTCCTGCCGAAAGAAGTGCTGCATCTTGTCGGGCTGTGTCAGGCGGCGGCAAAGGGCGATGCCGATGCACGCGCCCGCGCGAAGGAACTGGAAGAGGCTCTGGCTGTGCTGTCGTCCTATGACGAGGGGCCGGATCTGGTGCTGTACTTCAAGCATCTGATGGTGCTGAAGGGGCAGCCGGAATACAGTCTGCATTTCAACGAAGCCGACGCGCTGAGCGACAGCCAGAAAGGCTATGCCGAGGCGCAGCTGAAACTGTTCGATGCGTGGTATGCCGAATGGTCACAGCAGGACGGTGCCGTTCAGAAATACGCCGCCTGA